A window of Myxococcus xanthus contains these coding sequences:
- a CDS encoding AAA family ATPase, with translation MSITHPGLEPLPESPDEDVRARVAAIEVLSPREIDERLSDLGYRGQTEARRAASVLAYRHLRRIRHLFLEGLAPEPGMRENCLFLGPTGSGKTFLVELLFREILAVPTVLADATQFSETGYVGDDVSTLLSRLYEAADRNAAWAGCGVVCMDEFDKLATSRSDSRFAGQQTTKDVSGFGVQRSLLHMLSAPSADFPPDFGFTSRQRPDTMELACVTFIACGAFSGLSATAEGLARSEHLGFGREPLPARVESIATRVTEEQLEQTTAFARYGFIPELIGRFNRLVSFSPLDAGTLDDILQHNVLRAYEREFEQEGLRLQVDTEVREFVVARALKRETGARGLRTTLAPLLERAAYEHFGHRDNDGTLRLTLEAGEVQARRV, from the coding sequence ATGAGCATCACCCACCCTGGCCTGGAGCCGCTGCCCGAATCGCCTGACGAGGACGTGCGCGCGCGCGTCGCCGCCATCGAGGTCCTCTCTCCCCGCGAAATCGACGAGCGGTTGTCGGACCTCGGCTACCGGGGGCAGACGGAGGCGCGCCGCGCGGCATCCGTGCTGGCGTACCGGCACCTGCGCCGCATCCGTCACCTGTTCCTGGAGGGGCTCGCCCCCGAACCGGGCATGCGGGAGAACTGCCTCTTCCTGGGGCCCACCGGCTCAGGGAAGACGTTCCTCGTGGAGCTGCTGTTCCGCGAAATCCTCGCCGTTCCCACCGTGCTGGCGGACGCCACGCAGTTCTCCGAAACGGGCTACGTGGGCGACGACGTGAGCACGCTGCTGTCGCGCCTGTACGAAGCCGCGGACCGGAACGCGGCCTGGGCCGGCTGCGGCGTGGTGTGCATGGACGAGTTCGACAAGCTCGCCACCAGCCGCTCCGACAGCCGCTTCGCCGGCCAGCAGACCACGAAGGACGTCAGCGGCTTCGGCGTGCAGCGCAGCCTGCTGCACATGCTGTCCGCCCCCAGCGCGGACTTCCCGCCCGACTTCGGCTTCACCAGCCGCCAGCGGCCCGACACCATGGAGCTGGCCTGCGTCACCTTCATCGCGTGCGGCGCCTTCAGTGGCCTGAGCGCCACCGCGGAGGGGCTGGCCCGGAGCGAACACCTGGGCTTCGGCCGCGAACCGCTCCCGGCGCGGGTGGAGAGCATCGCCACGCGAGTGACGGAGGAGCAGTTGGAACAGACCACCGCCTTCGCGCGCTACGGCTTCATCCCGGAGCTCATTGGCCGCTTCAACCGGCTGGTCTCCTTTTCGCCCCTGGACGCGGGCACCCTGGACGACATCCTTCAACACAACGTGCTGCGTGCCTACGAGCGCGAGTTCGAGCAGGAAGGGCTGCGCCTGCAGGTGGACACCGAGGTGCGGGAGTTCGTGGTGGCCCGCGCGCTCAAGCGGGAGACGGGCGCACGAGGGCTGCGCACCACGCTCGCCCCCTTGCTGGAGCGGGCCGCCTACGAGCACTTTGGCCACCGAGACAACGACGGCACGCTCCGGCTGACGCTGGAGGCCGGCGAGGTCCAGGCGCGGCGGGTGTAG
- a CDS encoding JmjC domain-containing protein, giving the protein MARIDLQRRFDWDTFVTRYWNQRPVLYQATGINPFMDTDVFDAALGASRGAMEPPTALEARTDVQFTIDQGQPVQLGPWLPRDTDGSLDGYDSRLADALGTRRYALIISLLHSHGFGLWSRERAFFSDLWRRVGLPLSGGITTLFHGNYEHSPVGVHLDRFTTFLFAIRGRKRMRFWAKRPWSMPVTTLVDYAPYLAKSFTAEVGPGDILYWPASYYHVGESASRDVATSVNVGIPVTGHQARYDVEDLVGPGHSNAPRTRDTVRGRALVPGVLDGDGVLPRELPAALRQAANTLRENSRDARTQAHIRTLWLNRRSAGGLEPPPPPARRRPLKDTDILHGNKSFPILLEKTGTGWCCSANGNALHVSGLRQPVNKLVATLNTARTVSVGELLHPFPSRGDLPLRALKPLPATRAGMRRMLEILLTFRAIQLAGR; this is encoded by the coding sequence ATGGCCCGCATCGACCTCCAGCGCCGGTTCGACTGGGACACCTTCGTCACGCGCTACTGGAACCAGCGGCCGGTGCTCTACCAGGCGACGGGCATCAATCCCTTCATGGACACGGACGTGTTCGACGCGGCGCTCGGGGCCTCGCGCGGCGCCATGGAGCCGCCCACGGCGCTCGAGGCGCGCACGGACGTCCAGTTCACCATCGACCAGGGGCAGCCCGTCCAACTCGGGCCCTGGCTTCCCCGCGACACCGACGGCTCGCTGGACGGCTACGACTCGCGGCTCGCGGACGCGCTGGGAACACGTCGCTACGCGCTCATCATCTCCCTGCTGCATTCCCACGGCTTCGGACTCTGGTCCCGCGAGCGGGCCTTCTTCTCCGACCTCTGGCGGCGCGTGGGGCTGCCCCTGTCAGGCGGCATCACCACGCTGTTCCATGGGAACTACGAGCACAGTCCGGTGGGCGTCCACCTGGACCGCTTCACCACGTTCCTCTTCGCCATCCGGGGCCGCAAGCGGATGCGCTTCTGGGCCAAGCGTCCCTGGAGCATGCCCGTCACCACCCTGGTGGACTACGCGCCCTATCTGGCGAAGTCCTTCACCGCGGAGGTGGGGCCCGGCGACATCCTCTACTGGCCCGCCAGCTACTACCACGTCGGAGAGAGCGCGAGCCGGGACGTCGCCACCAGCGTCAACGTGGGCATCCCCGTCACCGGACACCAGGCCCGCTATGACGTGGAGGACCTCGTGGGCCCAGGCCACAGCAACGCACCACGCACTCGCGACACGGTGCGTGGCCGTGCGCTGGTACCGGGCGTGCTCGACGGCGACGGCGTGCTGCCGCGTGAGCTGCCCGCCGCCCTGCGGCAGGCCGCAAACACCTTGCGCGAAAACAGCCGTGACGCACGAACGCAGGCCCACATCCGCACCCTGTGGCTCAACCGGCGCTCCGCGGGCGGCCTCGAGCCCCCACCACCTCCCGCGAGACGGCGGCCCCTCAAGGACACAGACATTCTTCACGGGAATAAAAGTTTCCCCATCCTGCTGGAGAAAACAGGAACGGGTTGGTGTTGCTCAGCCAATGGCAACGCATTGCATGTTTCAGGCCTTCGGCAGCCGGTGAATAAACTTGTCGCGACATTGAACACGGCGCGCACGGTAAGCGTGGGTGAACTCTTGCACCCCTTCCCCTCGCGAGGCGACCTGCCGCTCCGCGCCTTGAAACCGCTGCCCGCGACGCGGGCGGGCATGCGTCGGATGCTGGAAATTCTACTGACATTTCGAGCCATCCAACTGGCAGGCCGATGA
- the treZ gene encoding malto-oligosyltrehalose trehalohydrolase: MPMGPADESRAARSKAPLLGAWVEAGERVRWRVWAPGHQRVEVVLHDAQGNPGRVLPMTPEPGDCFGAVLEGQGAGLRYKLRVDGEGPFPDPWSRSQPQGVHGPSEVVVPDFAWTDAGWKGVAPQALVIYEVHVGTATPEGTFESLIPRLAGLKELGITALELMPVASFPGRRNWGYDGVSLFAPQQAYGGPEGLRRLVDAAHAHGLAVLMDAVYNHFGPDGNYLRVYSPHYFTGRHHTPWGDAVNYDGEGSAHARTQVLANVEMWIADYHLDGLRLDAAHAIIDDGTPHLLTEVAERARACAPGRKVHVIAEDERNERRLMRPASEGGLGLDGVWADDFHHQLRRAFAGDSDGYYQDYTGNTEDLARTLNQGWFYEGQVSKNLGHARGTKADGLEPWRFVHCIQNHDQVGNRAFGERLGHDVSPAAFRAMSGLLLLSPYTPMLFMGQEWNASTPFLYFTEHHAELGKLVTEGRRKEFAGFARFAGAEVPDPQADDTFTRSQLDWAEAEQPGHAGVRALYRELLRLRASEPALRETGRGSYAARALGPDALVLERRGGGQRLQVLLSLRGALDYPVPAGSALVLWTEDACFGGSEKLQPLKQDTVRLKGSALAVIRLPAKD, translated from the coding sequence ATGCCCATGGGTCCAGCGGATGAGTCTCGGGCAGCGCGGTCGAAGGCCCCTCTCTTGGGGGCGTGGGTGGAGGCGGGTGAGCGGGTGCGGTGGCGTGTCTGGGCGCCCGGCCACCAGCGCGTGGAGGTGGTGCTGCACGACGCGCAAGGCAATCCGGGCCGCGTCTTGCCGATGACGCCGGAGCCCGGCGACTGCTTCGGTGCGGTGCTGGAAGGGCAGGGCGCGGGGCTTCGCTACAAGCTGCGCGTGGATGGCGAAGGCCCCTTCCCGGACCCGTGGTCGCGTTCGCAGCCCCAGGGCGTGCATGGGCCGTCCGAAGTGGTGGTGCCCGACTTCGCCTGGACGGACGCGGGCTGGAAGGGCGTGGCGCCGCAGGCGCTGGTCATCTACGAGGTGCACGTGGGCACGGCCACGCCCGAAGGCACCTTCGAGTCGCTCATCCCGCGTCTGGCCGGCCTCAAGGAGCTGGGCATCACCGCGCTGGAGCTGATGCCGGTGGCGTCCTTCCCGGGACGCCGCAACTGGGGCTACGACGGCGTGAGCCTGTTCGCGCCCCAGCAGGCCTACGGCGGTCCGGAGGGGCTGCGCCGGTTGGTGGACGCCGCGCACGCGCACGGGCTCGCGGTGCTGATGGACGCCGTCTACAACCACTTCGGACCGGATGGGAATTACCTGCGGGTGTATTCGCCGCACTACTTCACCGGCCGCCACCACACGCCGTGGGGCGACGCGGTGAACTACGACGGCGAAGGCAGCGCCCACGCGCGGACCCAGGTGCTGGCCAACGTGGAGATGTGGATTGCTGACTACCACCTGGACGGCCTGCGCCTGGACGCCGCGCACGCCATCATCGACGACGGCACGCCGCACCTGCTCACCGAGGTCGCCGAGCGGGCGCGGGCCTGCGCGCCGGGCCGGAAGGTGCATGTCATCGCCGAGGACGAGCGCAACGAGCGGCGCCTGATGCGCCCCGCGTCGGAGGGCGGCCTGGGGCTGGACGGCGTGTGGGCGGATGACTTCCACCACCAACTGCGCCGCGCCTTCGCGGGGGACAGCGACGGCTACTACCAGGACTACACGGGCAACACGGAGGACCTGGCGCGCACGCTGAACCAGGGCTGGTTCTACGAAGGGCAGGTGTCGAAGAACCTGGGCCATGCGCGAGGCACGAAGGCGGATGGGCTGGAGCCCTGGCGCTTCGTCCACTGCATCCAGAACCATGACCAGGTGGGCAACCGTGCCTTCGGCGAGCGGCTGGGGCACGACGTGAGCCCCGCGGCCTTCCGCGCCATGAGTGGACTGCTGCTGCTGTCTCCCTACACGCCCATGCTCTTCATGGGGCAGGAGTGGAACGCCAGCACGCCCTTCCTCTACTTCACCGAGCACCACGCGGAGCTGGGCAAGCTCGTCACGGAGGGCCGGCGAAAGGAGTTCGCCGGGTTCGCGCGCTTCGCGGGCGCGGAGGTGCCGGACCCGCAAGCGGACGACACCTTCACCCGCTCTCAACTGGACTGGGCGGAGGCGGAGCAGCCAGGGCATGCGGGCGTGCGAGCGCTCTACCGGGAGCTGCTCCGTCTGCGCGCATCGGAGCCCGCCCTGCGCGAGACGGGGCGGGGCTCCTATGCGGCCCGGGCCCTGGGGCCGGACGCACTGGTGCTCGAACGGCGTGGGGGCGGCCAGCGACTGCAGGTGTTGCTCAGCCTGCGCGGCGCGCTGGATTATCCGGTGCCCGCCGGCTCGGCGCTGGTGCTGTGGACTGAAGACGCTTGCTTCGGCGGCTCCGAAAAATTGCAGCCATTGAAGCAAGACACGGTGCGGTTGAAGGGTTCGGCTCTGGCTGTGATAAGACTTCCCGCCAAAGACTGA
- a CDS encoding HEAT repeat domain-containing protein, producing MKRLCLLLTLPLFPLLSTDAHAASTDTHPALRASTCSVRGLMDDIRRGLGSGSPSYQRYLRTLLREAAVTLPDAELRDAFARETDPVMAEHLAAALVARAEREADTQAMDVVAQRALHDADPSVRAATLRAMRRTSALERTGDLYERMVRDESPQVRQEAATNLIEDNAHVYAGQYGPAADTAVTAAVASTDPAVTARILDNLSTEKISAESADRITSLLRSDDASVRKAAVNALGGVPAEQMQGARESLLAMYREETDEGVRKALLQSVAQLGFEGAIPDLQRMRAMDPRLAQEADAWIQVLGMGLQEWSLLLREKQRLQQAP from the coding sequence ATGAAACGCCTCTGCCTTCTGCTCACGCTGCCCCTCTTCCCCCTACTGTCCACCGACGCGCACGCGGCCTCCACCGACACTCATCCCGCGCTCCGGGCCAGCACCTGCTCCGTGCGCGGGTTGATGGATGACATCCGCCGCGGACTGGGCTCCGGCTCACCGTCCTACCAGCGCTACCTGCGCACCCTGCTGCGCGAGGCCGCCGTCACGCTGCCGGACGCGGAGCTGCGCGACGCCTTCGCGCGGGAGACAGACCCCGTCATGGCCGAACACCTGGCGGCGGCGCTGGTGGCCCGCGCGGAACGTGAAGCGGACACCCAGGCCATGGACGTGGTGGCACAGCGCGCGTTGCACGACGCGGACCCGTCCGTGCGCGCCGCCACGCTGCGGGCCATGCGGCGCACCAGCGCGCTGGAGCGCACCGGTGATTTGTACGAGCGCATGGTGCGGGACGAGTCGCCCCAGGTGCGGCAGGAGGCGGCGACCAACCTCATCGAGGACAACGCACACGTGTACGCCGGCCAGTACGGCCCGGCGGCGGACACGGCGGTGACAGCCGCGGTGGCCTCCACGGACCCGGCGGTGACGGCGCGCATCCTGGACAACCTCTCCACTGAGAAAATCAGCGCCGAGTCCGCGGACCGCATCACGTCCCTGCTGCGCAGCGATGACGCGAGCGTGCGCAAGGCCGCCGTCAACGCGCTGGGCGGCGTCCCGGCGGAGCAGATGCAGGGCGCCCGCGAGTCCCTGCTCGCCATGTACCGCGAGGAGACGGACGAGGGCGTGCGCAAGGCGCTGCTCCAGAGCGTCGCGCAGCTCGGCTTCGAGGGCGCGATTCCCGACCTCCAACGCATGCGCGCCATGGACCCGCGCCTGGCGCAGGAGGCCGACGCGTGGATTCAGGTTCTCGGCATGGGCCTTCAGGAGTGGAGCCTGCTCCTGAGGGAGAAGCAGCGGTTGCAGCAGGCTCCGTGA
- a CDS encoding type 2 lantipeptide synthetase LanM, with protein sequence MLPSLAPTPPAAPPRFPPQTRRLLEAVRKGPEASDCFPPIVRPGPERVLQAARAFQGASDAARLGALLSQPAFRPLVDFYEALGDGCDAIARRHPGLFGARVVRLTNAALFGPVLTDAFTLCAATPATQGPHPGLLRLRDGFLAFFGLFTKRLTRDLKAGVFRRAGFEGPVTQLWANPEETHNGRQHVLRVQFRRGGALAYKPRPASGEALFLAEPERRGPRSFFAWVNQLPAASGAVRLPTLRVLRGRGRDAFTYNWQDWIERPRQWGVLRDSPQLRLHGCQLPPPQAARFWHHAGALTGTCFAVGAADLQGSNLVVGVRRGQREPLPYLVDLELFFCPVRRLPETGLISAGNRRGNHHVGFEWRAWWCTTGGPLLCFFPTRNGALQLRPRRRAWAREEARSVVADTDGHVGYAAHLLPFLRGMFDVWTKLLMEHERVTAFLARAARRHHVRVLVKPSDAYDAPLEHMMLASSGQVPGASDRGRVRFSPEEREQLGRYDVPYFFRKADGGPLLMMDAPPTSAAFRPVGEQQFLGSTPPPAPHILNGEQLGLMNLGVALRDAVDAVAQDLRHRVQEAPQWGVRLSLAKDRRTGAVSFDWPETGKRLTFSWNRRTVRLTDEALDEAPAPQPGRRARRKPPTA encoded by the coding sequence GTGCTGCCATCCCTTGCACCAACACCTCCAGCCGCCCCACCCCGCTTTCCTCCGCAGACCCGCCGCCTCCTGGAGGCCGTCCGCAAGGGCCCCGAGGCCAGCGACTGCTTCCCGCCCATTGTCCGGCCCGGCCCCGAGCGTGTGCTGCAAGCGGCGCGCGCCTTCCAAGGTGCCAGTGACGCCGCGCGGCTGGGCGCCCTGCTCTCACAGCCCGCCTTCCGGCCGCTCGTGGATTTCTATGAAGCCCTGGGCGACGGGTGCGACGCCATTGCCCGGCGACACCCGGGCCTGTTCGGCGCGCGCGTCGTGCGGCTCACCAACGCGGCGCTGTTCGGCCCGGTGCTGACGGATGCCTTCACCTTGTGCGCCGCCACCCCGGCGACACAGGGGCCCCACCCAGGGCTGCTCCGCCTGAGGGACGGGTTCCTGGCCTTCTTCGGCCTCTTCACGAAGCGGCTCACACGCGACCTGAAGGCCGGCGTCTTCCGCCGCGCGGGCTTCGAGGGCCCCGTCACCCAGCTCTGGGCCAACCCCGAGGAGACGCACAACGGGCGGCAGCACGTCCTGCGCGTCCAGTTCCGCCGGGGCGGCGCGCTGGCGTACAAGCCCCGGCCCGCGAGCGGAGAGGCCCTCTTCCTGGCGGAGCCGGAGCGGCGTGGCCCACGTTCCTTCTTCGCCTGGGTCAACCAGCTCCCGGCGGCCTCGGGAGCGGTGCGGCTCCCCACCCTGCGCGTCCTGCGCGGACGAGGCAGGGACGCCTTCACGTACAACTGGCAGGACTGGATTGAACGTCCCCGCCAGTGGGGCGTCCTCCGCGATTCGCCCCAACTGAGGCTCCACGGCTGCCAGTTGCCGCCGCCCCAGGCCGCGCGCTTCTGGCACCACGCGGGCGCCCTCACCGGCACGTGCTTCGCCGTGGGCGCGGCGGACCTGCAGGGCAGCAACCTGGTGGTGGGCGTCCGGCGCGGTCAACGCGAGCCCCTGCCCTACCTGGTGGACCTGGAGCTGTTCTTCTGTCCCGTGCGCCGGCTCCCGGAGACAGGGCTGATTTCAGCGGGGAACCGGCGCGGCAACCACCACGTCGGCTTCGAGTGGCGCGCCTGGTGGTGCACCACCGGCGGTCCGCTGCTGTGCTTCTTCCCCACCCGGAACGGCGCGCTCCAGCTTCGCCCGCGAAGGCGCGCGTGGGCCCGGGAGGAGGCCCGCTCCGTGGTGGCGGACACAGACGGCCACGTAGGCTACGCGGCCCACCTGCTGCCCTTCCTGCGCGGCATGTTCGACGTGTGGACCAAGCTGCTCATGGAGCACGAACGCGTGACGGCCTTCCTCGCGCGCGCGGCGCGGCGGCACCATGTCCGCGTGCTCGTCAAACCCTCGGACGCGTATGACGCGCCGCTGGAGCACATGATGCTGGCCTCCTCAGGGCAGGTGCCCGGCGCCAGCGACCGGGGCCGCGTGCGCTTCAGCCCCGAGGAGCGCGAGCAACTGGGCCGCTACGACGTGCCGTACTTCTTCCGCAAGGCGGACGGCGGTCCCCTGCTGATGATGGATGCGCCGCCCACGTCCGCGGCCTTCCGGCCCGTGGGCGAGCAACAGTTCCTGGGGTCCACACCGCCCCCTGCCCCGCACATCCTGAACGGCGAACAGCTCGGCCTGATGAACCTGGGCGTGGCCCTGCGGGATGCGGTGGACGCCGTCGCCCAGGACCTGCGCCACCGCGTCCAGGAGGCGCCCCAGTGGGGCGTGCGTCTGTCATTGGCGAAGGACCGCCGCACGGGCGCGGTGTCCTTCGACTGGCCGGAGACGGGCAAGCGCCTGACGTTCTCCTGGAACCGCCGCACCGTGCGCCTCACCGACGAAGCGCTGGACGAGGCGCCCGCCCCCCAGCCTGGGAGGCGGGCCCGGCGGAAGCCGCCTACCGCTTGA
- a CDS encoding discoidin domain-containing protein, producing MNRQHSTSSLGGWKRFRTSVTAFSLAVGAFATPALAAGGFVSATASSYDAPTPPSMAVDGNKATRWSASGAGQWIRGDMGSVKPLNGLDIAWFRGNERINLFDIATSTDGTTFTRVFVGISSGKSADFERVTFPTVNARYVRVTFYGSTQTTWGSITDMAALSGATIPDPEPENPDPENPDPENPDPGPGSTQDKFGVTMLYPTKSGGEQWFLADNATSDKRFDPQNTITRNSDGSWKMKNSKVRMSVFTSTGYSASKIPTYDRDVLASRGYMQAANDWRNVEMTGFIKVNSTSDVSDNFAWYARGGKHNDNNSGCEGSSYKGSLHYDGRVRWQKETWHVSYEQAAYKSGTSALRGRWVGFKSVMRNTKVNGKDAVRLEMYLNENADKKTWKKVYDMVDSGSWGGDASHCGGAVNAMPITWGGPIAVFRWDSATDVDFKWMSVREIPAEQ from the coding sequence TTGAATCGACAGCACTCGACTTCGTCCCTGGGGGGATGGAAGCGCTTCCGCACGTCTGTCACCGCGTTCTCGCTGGCCGTCGGCGCGTTCGCGACGCCCGCGCTGGCCGCTGGAGGCTTCGTCTCCGCCACCGCCAGCTCCTATGACGCTCCCACCCCTCCCTCGATGGCGGTGGACGGCAACAAGGCCACGCGCTGGTCGGCCTCGGGCGCGGGCCAGTGGATTCGCGGCGACATGGGGTCGGTGAAGCCGCTGAACGGCCTGGACATCGCCTGGTTCCGTGGCAACGAGCGCATCAACCTCTTCGACATCGCCACGTCGACGGACGGGACCACGTTCACCCGCGTCTTCGTGGGCATCTCCTCCGGGAAGTCGGCTGACTTCGAGCGCGTCACCTTCCCCACGGTGAACGCCCGCTACGTGCGCGTCACCTTCTACGGCAGCACCCAGACGACCTGGGGCAGCATCACGGACATGGCGGCCCTCTCCGGCGCCACCATCCCGGACCCGGAGCCGGAGAATCCGGACCCGGAGAATCCGGACCCGGAGAATCCGGACCCCGGCCCGGGCTCCACGCAGGACAAGTTCGGCGTGACGATGCTCTACCCGACCAAGTCGGGCGGTGAGCAGTGGTTCCTGGCGGACAACGCGACGTCGGACAAGCGCTTTGACCCGCAGAACACCATCACCCGCAACTCGGACGGCTCCTGGAAGATGAAGAACAGCAAGGTGCGCATGTCCGTGTTCACCTCCACGGGCTACAGCGCGTCCAAGATTCCGACCTATGACCGTGACGTGCTGGCCAGCCGAGGCTACATGCAGGCGGCGAACGACTGGCGGAACGTGGAGATGACGGGCTTCATCAAGGTCAACTCCACGTCCGACGTCTCGGACAACTTCGCCTGGTACGCGCGTGGCGGAAAGCACAACGACAACAACTCGGGCTGCGAGGGCAGCAGCTACAAGGGCTCGCTGCACTATGACGGCCGCGTGCGCTGGCAGAAGGAGACGTGGCACGTCTCGTACGAACAGGCGGCGTACAAGTCCGGAACGTCCGCGCTCCGCGGCCGCTGGGTGGGCTTCAAGTCGGTGATGCGGAACACCAAGGTCAACGGCAAGGACGCCGTGCGCCTGGAGATGTACCTCAACGAGAACGCCGACAAGAAGACCTGGAAGAAGGTCTACGACATGGTGGACTCGGGTAGCTGGGGTGGCGACGCCAGTCACTGTGGCGGCGCGGTGAACGCCATGCCGATTACCTGGGGCGGCCCCATCGCGGTCTTCCGCTGGGACAGTGCCACCGACGTGGACTTCAAGTGGATGTCCGTGCGCGAAATCCCCGCGGAGCAGTGA
- a CDS encoding glutathione S-transferase family protein: MKLYFNPRSRAVIAKWMLDECGAQYEIVPIDFEKKENKSPEFLKINPAGKLPALVDGDTRLFESAAICLYLAEKFPDAQLAPKPGDKDWGRYLSLMVYSTSQLEPSMGDHLMKLPTGPARGWTDFETVLNVVEGELGQGPYLFGERFTAADVMVGSMFIWMRIFGSQTGRPALEAYIERLLARPKGMKLG, translated from the coding sequence ATGAAACTCTATTTCAACCCCAGAAGCCGCGCGGTCATTGCCAAGTGGATGCTGGATGAGTGCGGCGCGCAGTATGAAATCGTCCCCATCGACTTCGAGAAGAAGGAGAACAAGTCGCCTGAGTTCTTGAAAATCAACCCCGCTGGGAAATTGCCAGCCTTGGTGGACGGAGACACGCGGCTGTTCGAGAGCGCGGCCATCTGTCTCTACCTGGCGGAGAAATTCCCGGACGCGCAGCTCGCGCCGAAGCCGGGTGACAAGGACTGGGGGCGCTACCTGTCGTTGATGGTGTACTCCACGTCGCAGCTGGAGCCCTCCATGGGTGACCACCTGATGAAGCTGCCGACGGGGCCCGCGCGGGGCTGGACGGACTTCGAGACGGTGCTGAACGTCGTCGAGGGCGAACTGGGACAGGGGCCCTACCTGTTCGGTGAGCGCTTCACCGCGGCGGACGTGATGGTGGGTTCGATGTTCATCTGGATGCGCATCTTCGGCAGCCAGACGGGGCGTCCCGCGCTGGAGGCCTACATCGAACGGCTGCTGGCCCGCCCGAAGGGCATGAAGCTGGGCTGA
- a CDS encoding M20 family metallopeptidase — protein MAMNVQTATDSSDRIWEQEILPALERYIRIPNKSPAFDPDWVRSGHMEAAVQLVADWCLAQAQHLPGLVLEVVRLKDEKGRERTPVIYMEVPGTKGDDTILLYGHLDKQPEMTGWREGLTPWTPVREGDKLYGRGGADDGYSAFASLTAIRLLREQGLPHARCVVLIEACEESGSYDLPAYIEALAPRIGKPSLVVCLDSGCANYEQLWMTTSLRGMVAGNLRVDVLTEGVHSGDASGIVPSSFRVLRQVLSRVEEEGTGKVLVEALHTQIPEARRDQARAAAKVLGEEVFTKFPWVPGIRPMSDDGAELVLNRTWRPALSVTGVDGMPALNSAGNVLRPFTTVKLSMRIPPRVDPKAAMDALTQTLVKDPPYGATVTFEGEKSSTGWDAPPLASWLSNAVESASATYFGRPAMAMGEGGTIPFMGMLGERFPEAQFLITGLLGPGSNAHGPNEFLHIPTGKKLTCCVASVIADHFKR, from the coding sequence ATGGCCATGAACGTCCAGACCGCCACCGACTCGTCCGACCGCATCTGGGAGCAGGAAATCCTCCCCGCGCTCGAGCGCTACATTCGTATCCCCAACAAGTCGCCCGCCTTCGACCCGGACTGGGTCCGCTCCGGCCACATGGAGGCCGCCGTCCAGCTCGTCGCGGACTGGTGCCTCGCGCAGGCCCAGCACCTGCCCGGCCTGGTGCTGGAGGTGGTGCGCCTCAAGGACGAGAAGGGCCGCGAGCGCACGCCGGTCATCTACATGGAGGTGCCCGGGACGAAGGGCGACGACACCATCCTCTTGTACGGCCACCTGGACAAGCAGCCGGAGATGACGGGTTGGCGCGAGGGCCTGACGCCGTGGACGCCGGTGCGCGAGGGCGACAAGCTCTACGGGCGCGGCGGCGCGGATGACGGCTACTCCGCCTTCGCGTCGCTCACCGCCATCCGCCTGCTGCGCGAGCAGGGCCTGCCGCACGCGCGCTGCGTGGTGCTCATCGAGGCGTGCGAGGAGAGCGGCAGCTACGACTTGCCGGCCTACATCGAGGCGCTGGCGCCGCGCATCGGCAAGCCGTCGCTGGTGGTGTGTCTGGATTCCGGCTGCGCCAACTACGAGCAACTGTGGATGACCACGTCGCTGCGCGGCATGGTGGCCGGCAACCTGCGGGTGGACGTACTCACGGAGGGCGTGCACTCCGGGGACGCGAGCGGAATCGTCCCGTCGTCCTTCCGCGTGCTCCGGCAGGTGCTGTCTCGCGTGGAGGAGGAGGGCACGGGCAAGGTGCTGGTGGAGGCCCTGCACACGCAGATTCCGGAGGCGCGGCGCGACCAGGCCCGCGCGGCGGCCAAGGTGCTGGGGGAGGAGGTCTTCACCAAGTTCCCCTGGGTGCCCGGCATCCGCCCCATGTCGGACGACGGCGCGGAGCTGGTGCTCAACCGGACGTGGCGTCCGGCGCTGTCCGTGACGGGCGTGGACGGCATGCCGGCGCTCAACAGCGCGGGCAACGTGCTGCGGCCCTTCACCACGGTGAAGCTGTCCATGCGCATCCCGCCGCGCGTGGACCCCAAGGCGGCCATGGATGCGCTGACTCAGACGCTGGTGAAGGACCCGCCTTACGGCGCGACGGTGACGTTCGAGGGTGAGAAGTCCAGCACCGGCTGGGACGCGCCGCCGCTGGCCTCCTGGCTGTCGAACGCGGTGGAGTCCGCGTCCGCCACCTACTTCGGCCGGCCGGCCATGGCCATGGGCGAGGGCGGCACCATCCCCTTCATGGGCATGCTGGGCGAGCGCTTCCCGGAGGCGCAGTTCCTCATCACCGGCCTGCTGGGCCCGGGCAGCAATGCCCACGGTCCCAACGAGTTCCTCCACATTCCCACGGGCAAGAAGCTCACCTGCTGCGTGGCCAGCGTCATCGCCGACCACTTCAAGCGGTAG